The following coding sequences are from one Purpureocillium takamizusanense chromosome 14, complete sequence window:
- a CDS encoding uncharacterized protein (COG:S~TransMembrane:12 (i24-43o63-81i88-107o113-132i153-174o186-204i243-263o283-302i314-334o367-388i400-420o432-452i)~EggNog:ENOG503PBFH), translated as MVAEADGLAPPTASRAKRLLHDPWTQIVLISLISFCNPGMYNALTGMGGSGQVDGTVAANSNVATHACTAGAALVLVGAFYKYLGPRLSLLLGGWTYALYAGSLLNFNRTHDGAFVIAAGALLGVGAAFFWVAQGTVMVTYTDEGTRGRAIGLFWVVFNLGGAIGSLASFGLNFRSTSGTVTDSTYVAYIVVMLFGWALSALVCSTEALSARYAGERIARESKAVTWANLRASARQTASIAVLDWRVACLYPMFFNANVFYSYQQNNVNGQTFDLRTRSLNGALYWIAQMFGGLLMGLVLDYKGRLSLGSGKRARALAGWTVLLVTGMAIWGGGYKFQLWNDERLRLHGGHKQDTDYTDGSVFLGPMFLYFFYGAYDSFWQAYCYWIIGAQSRGSPVVNAVVVGAYSALKPAGGSMAWRINAEGYSAMTQLAMNWGLSIGSLLVAIPTVLALRDHDEPEGEGAEDESVNVEKAVEDKVHV; from the coding sequence ATGGTCGCCGAAGCAGACGGCCTCGCTCCGCCTACGGCCTCCAGGGCAAAGAGGCTCCTCCACGATCCGTGGACGCAGATTGTCCTCATCTCTCTCATATCCTTCTGCAACCCGGGCATGTACAATGCCCTCACCGGCATGGGCGGATCCGGCCAggtcgacggcaccgtcgcaGCCAACTCCAACGTCGCCACGCACGCCTGCACCGCGGgggccgccctcgtcctcgtcggcgcctttTACAAGTACCTGGGCCCGCGGCTGTCCCTCCTGCTGGGCGGCTGGACGTACGCGCTCTACGCCGGCTCGCTGCTCAACTTCAACCGCAcccacgacggcgcctttgtcatcgcggcgggcgccctgctgggcgtgggcgcggccTTTTTCTGGGTCGCGCAGGGCACCGTCATGGTGACCTACACGGACGAGggcacgcgcgggcgggccatTGGCCTCTTCTGGGTCGTCTTcaacctcggcggcgccatcggctcgctcgccagcTTCGGCCTCAACTTTCGCTCCACGTCGGGCACCGTCACGGACTCGACGTACGTCGCGTATATAGTCGTCATGCTCTTCGGCTGGGCGCTCTCGGCGCTCGTCTGCTCGACCGAGGCGCTGTCCGCGAGGTACGCGGGGGAGCGCATCGCGCGGGAGTCCAAGGCCGTCACCTGGGCGAACCTgcgcgcgtcggcgcggcagacggcgagcATCGCGGTGCTCGACTGGCGCGTCGCGTGCCTGTACCCCATGTTCTTCAACGCAAACGTCTTTTACTCGTACCAGCAGAACAACGTCAACGGCCAGACATTTGACCTGCGGACGCGCTCCCTCAACGGCGCGCTGTACTGGATCGCGCAGATGTTTGGCGGACTGCTCATGGGCCTGGTGCTCGACTACAAGGGGCGTCTGAgtctcggcagcggcaagagggcccgcgccctggccggctggACGGTGCTCTTGGTCACGGGCATGGCCatctggggcggcggctacaAGTTTCAGCTGTGGAACGACGAGCGGCTGCGTCTTCACGGCGGCCACAAGCAGGACACTGACTATACAGACGGGAGCGTCTTCCTGGGCCCCATGTTCCTGTACTTCTTCTACGGCGCCTACGACTCCTTCTGGCAGGCGTACTGCTACTGGATCATCGGCGCGCAGTCGCGCGGCAGCcccgtcgtcaacgccgtcgtcgtgggtgCCTACTCGGCCTTGaagcccgcgggcggctccATGGCCTGGAGGATCAACGCCGAGGGATACTCGGCTATGACGCAGCTGGCCATGAATTGGGGGCTGAGCATTGGCAGTCTGCTGGTTGCGATCCCTAccgtgctggcgctgcgcgaccATGATGAgccggagggggagggggccgaggacgagagtGTCAATGTCGAAAAGGCTGTGGAGGATAAGGTTCACGTATAG
- a CDS encoding uncharacterized protein (EggNog:ENOG503P6YV~TransMembrane:3 (i21-38o50-73i85-110o)), with protein MAMDQAYPQELASAGRWRAKLGSRIAAALLWMVALILLGKPASSGNYVPILILCAPAGASFLWDVAETICLLVRHNRRGIPPGACVGVDLILLLGSVIVIVFTSVLWTAWTNEEYPRDQKMADEVRGFTTGALVLGSLAT; from the exons ATGGCCATGGATCAAGCGTATCCCCAAGAgctcgcctcggcgggccGCTGGAGGGCCAAGCTCGGgtcgcgcatcgccgccgccctcctctgGATGGTGGCCCTGATCCTCCTCGGcaagcccgccagcagcggcaactACGTGCCCATCCTCATACTATGTGCGCCG GCCGGCGCGTCGTTCCTGTGGGACGTCGCAGAGACCATCTGCCTGCTCGTCCGCCACAACCGCCGAGGCATCCCCCCGGGCGCCtgtgtcggcgtcgacctcatcctgctgctcggatccgtcatcgtcatcgtcttcacGTCGGTGCTTTGGACGGCGTGGACCAACGAGGAATACCCCAGGGATCAGAAGAtggcggacgaggtgcgAGGCTTTACTACGGGTGCCCTCGTCCTGGGAAGTCTTGCGACGTGA
- a CDS encoding uncharacterized protein (EggNog:ENOG503PT4X~TransMembrane:4 (i21-38o50-73i85-110o130-152i)): protein MAMDQAYPQELASAGRWRAKLGSRIAAALLWMVALILLGKPASSGNYVPILILCAPAGASFLWDVAETICLLVRHNRRGIPPGACVGVDLILLLGSVIVIVFTSVLWTAWTNEEYPRDQKMADEVRGFTTGALVLGSLATIIRFGLFVTACVETHKYNKAVKRAFAATAKAQDV, encoded by the exons ATGGCCATGGATCAAGCGTATCCCCAAGAgctcgcctcggcgggccGCTGGAGGGCCAAGCTCGGgtcgcgcatcgccgccgccctcctctgGATGGTGGCCCTGATCCTCCTCGGcaagcccgccagcagcggcaactACGTGCCCATCCTCATACTATGTGCGCCG GCCGGCGCGTCGTTCCTGTGGGACGTCGCAGAGACCATCTGCCTGCTCGTCCGCCACAACCGCCGAGGCATCCCCCCGGGCGCCtgtgtcggcgtcgacctcatcctgctgctcggatccgtcatcgtcatcgtcttcacGTCGGTGCTTTGGACGGCGTGGACCAACGAGGAATACCCCAGGGATCAGAAGAtggcggacgaggtgcgAGGCTTTACTACGGGTGCCCTCGTCCTGGGAAGTCTTGCGAC GATCATCCGCTTCGGCCTGTTTGTGACGGCGTGCGTCGAAACGCACAAGTACAACAAGGCCGTCAAGCGGGCgtttgccgccaccgccaaagCGCAGGATGTTTGA
- a CDS encoding N-acetylmuramic acid 6-phosphate etherase (EggNog:ENOG503P0S8~COG:G), with the protein MAPSSPPDNPHQQQQQQQEHDDALGSLDTEALSPVARTMDSMDTLGLCTSFNHEEARVSRAVAERLPAIAALVDDLVPRLRAGGRLVYVGAGNSGRVAHMDCAELPVTFSVDGRSQFLAVVAGGTAAVLGAVEGAEDLVDDGAARMRDLDLTPRDTVIGISASGRTPFVMGALGVAVRRGALTAAITNNTNNNTNNNTGASRMQDDDEDMSVAHPIAVPVGAEFVTGSTRLKAGSCAKQVLNMISTCAMVKLGKTYRGLMVDVRANNNEKLRARGRRIVRQVLREGKPSTRTTTLQHVRRNDNPGAVAAEEEDADDEDDRAIDALIERCGGSVKLACAVGLSGLHPDAAKERLASVDGHLEAFVNGLEASESPRSPQRPTTTNTPHGQGEEERERERQRQREYFLCIDGGGTKCAVSIATRGEGIVAQATAGACNLNSTSLDDAVEQIRRATAAAAASLHGPDERSGQVPWRPSFTRVWAGIAGLHHASHHAGALASRLEHLLGVSTERGSLRLTCDTSLLSSCLLAAADDDDEELAEGCCVALIAGTGAVATAFRRSADTGGEVVQVGRTGGWGHLVGDQGSAFYIGQQALRIVLTSLEARQSDDDDTHHSLNRPLEAAVVKHLGCGNDPKDVLSSILSSVPEGGAQQPLPKQRIGRLALVVTQLGFADVDPDPQARAILDDAAACLARLVRPLASERLCDPPKGILALSGALMNVKPYRDLVLDKCAAMGVRFGRIVVVTDASAYGAEFLAKMRHTSLDGDR; encoded by the coding sequence atggcgccatcgtcaccccCGGATAAccctcatcagcagcagcagcagcagcaggagcacgacgatgcccttggcAGCCTCGACACCGAGGCCCTCAGCCCCGTGGCGCGCACCATGGACTCCATGGACACGCTCGGCCTGTGCACGTCCTTCAACCACGAGGAGGCCCGCGtctcgcgcgccgtcgcggagcgTCTACCCGCCatcgcggccctcgtcgacgacctcgtcccgcgcctgcgcgccggcgggcggctcgtgTACGTGGGCGCGGGCAACAGCGGGCGCGTGGCACACATGGACTGCGCCGAGCTGCCGGTGACGTTTTCGGTAGATGGACGCTCGCAGTTCctggccgtggtggcgggcgggacggcggccgtgctgggggccgtcgagggcgccgaggacctcgtcgacgacggcgcggccaggATGAGGGACCTTGACCTGACGCCGCGGGACACCGTCATCGGCATctcggcgtcggggcggACGCCGTTTGTCATGGGCGCCCTGGGGGTGGCGGTGCGACGCGGTGCCCTGACGGcggccatcaccaacaacaccaacaacaacaccaacaacaacacgGGAGCATCCCGCAtgcaagacgacgatgaggataTGAGCGTCGCGCACCCCATCGCCGtgcccgtcggcgccgagtTCGTCACGGGCAGCACGCGGCTCAAGGCGGGCAGTTGTGCCAAGCAGGTCCTCAACATGATCAGCACCTGCGCCATGGTCAAGCTCGGCAAGACATACCGGGGCCTCATGGTCGACGTGCgggccaacaacaacgagAAGCTCCGCGCGCGAGGGAGACGCATCGTCCGTCAGGTGTTGCGCGAGGggaagccgtcgacgcggacgACTACTCTGCAGCACGTGCGACGGAACGACAATCCaggggcggtggcggcagaagaagaagacgctgacgacgaggacgacagGGCCATTGACGCGCTGATCGAgcgttgcggcggcagcgtcaagctcgcctgcgccgtcgggctcTCTGGCCTGCACCCAGATGCTGCAAAGGAGAGACTGGCGAGCGTGGACGGCCATCTGGAGGCCTTTGTTAACGGGCTCGAGGCGTCGGAATCACCACGGTCACCGCAACGTCCGACAACAACAAATACACCGCACGGGCAGGGAGAagaggagcgggagcgggagcggcagcggcagcgggaaTACTTCCTctgcatcgacggcggcgggaccaAGTGCGCCGTATCCATCGCCACGCGCGGAGAAGgcatcgtcgcgcaggccacggcgggcgctTGCAACCTCAACTCGACATcccttgacgatgccgtcgagcagatccggcgcgccaccgccgccgcggccgcatcgcTACACGGGCCAGACGAAAGGTCAGGTCAAGTaccgtggcggccgagcttCACCAGGGTCTGGGCAGGCATCGCCGGACTGCACCACGCCAGCCACCACGCCGGCGCGCTGGCATCTCGCCTCGagcacctcctcggcgtGTCCACCGAGCGCGGGAGTCTGCGTCTGACGTGCGACACGTCGCTCCTATCCTCGTGtctcctcgctgccgccgatgacgacgacgaggagctggccgagggctGCTGCGTCGCTCTCATCGCCGGGACaggcgccgtggcgacggcgtttcGGAGATCGGCGGACACGGGGGGCGAGGTCGTCCAGGTCGGCAGGACGGGCGGATGGGGTCACCTCGTGGGCGACCAGGGGAGCGCCTTTTACATCGGCCAGCAAGCGCTGCGCATCGTCCTCACGagcctcgaggcgcgccagagcgacgacgacgacactcATCACTCGCTCAACCGGCctctcgaggccgccgtcgtcaagcaTCTCGGCTGCGGCAACGACCCGAAAGACGTCCTGTCGAGCATCCTATCATCCGTCccagagggcggcgcccaacAACCGCTCCCCAAGCAGCGCATCGGCAgactcgccctcgtcgtgACGCAGTTGGGATTCGCAGACGTCGACCCCGATCCGCAGGCCCGCGcgatcctcgacgacgcggccgcttgcctcgcgcgcctcgtcaggCCCTTGGCTTCGGAGCGGCTTTGTGACCCGCCCAAGGGCATCCTGGCCCTGTCAGGGGCCCTAATGAACGTCAAGCCGTACCGGGACTTGGTGCTGGACAAGTGCGCTGCCATGGGGGTGCGCTTTGGGAGGATCGTGGTGGTCACGGACGCCTCGGCGTACGGGGCCGAGTTTCTTGCAAAGATGCGCCATACGTCGCTAGACGGCGATCGGTAA
- a CDS encoding uncharacterized protein (COG:S~EggNog:ENOG503P5ZP) → MFPGGPNPIQVQFLPPYKQANPPPTPIVLIHDGGGTIFSYFILGGLNRDVWAVFNPKFFDGEPWEGGMDEMARHYIDLIVEAGISGTIYLGGWSLGGFLSLTMARMLADDPSTDLSIAGFLIIDSPYHLARAKIPTQTTKSKIDGIPPLVQKAFDNCDAMLQHWDLPSWDAPSDTDAETELRVAGRSFTLQRGSVLYKAVDEDWKPLSVRRLEHYEKAAEDKPVAAPPPGVMIRCTRHTQKADEAQPGTPLIDVFRDEKLLGWEGNHADFIKAVIDVDADHYGVFDKDDQPKMDNLTFQVNSGLEILDSLAKRSKK, encoded by the exons atgttTCCCGGGGGCCCAAACCCAATACAGGTGCAATTCCTGCCGCCGTACAAGCAGGcgaacccgccgcccacccccaTCGTCTTGATCCACGACGGCGGAGGCACCATCTTCAGCTActtcatcctcggcggcctcaacCGCGATGTCTGGGCCGTCTTCAACCCCAAGTTcttcgacggcgagccgtgggagggcggcatggacgagatggcgcGCCACTACATCGACCTGattgtcgaggccggcatcaGCGGCACCATTTATCTTGGAG GCTGGTCTCTCGGAGGCTTTCTGTCGCTCACAATGGCGCGcatgctcgccgacgatCCGTCTACGGACCTGTCCATCGCCGGCTTCCTCATCATCGACTCCCCGTaccacctcgcgcgcgccaagATCCCGACGCAGACGACCAAGTCGAAGATCGACGGCATCCCCCCTCTGGTCCAGAAAGCGTTCGACAACTGCGACGCCATGCTGCAGCATTGGGACCTCCCGTCGTGGGACGCTCCATCCGACACGGACGCGGAGACCGAGCTGAGGGTCGCGGGCCGAAGTTTCACGCTCCAGCGGGGAAGCGTCCTGTACAAGGCAGTGGACGAGGACTGGAAACCCTTGAgcgtgcggcggctcgagcACTACGAAAAGGCAGCAGAGGACAAGCcggtcgccgcgccgccccccggcgtCATGATTCGATGCACGCGCCACACGCAAAAGGCGGACGAGGCCCAGCCGGGGACGCCCCTCATCGACGTGTTCCGCGATGAGaagctgctgggctgggaaGGAAACCATGCCGACTTCATCAAGGCCGTCAttgacgtcgatgccgaccACTATGGAGTGTTTGACAAGGATGATCAGCCCAAG
- a CDS encoding uncharacterized protein (EggNog:ENOG503NXBF): MPTTLNLAGQGPVTLDWALAEERDVIDWASYRPAADRLIQDLWSQKDTIEALIRYHMCLTKRDDCVVLPPQHWIQGAFNMCIFAEITYGGSAKSGNTRRVVFRCPMPHKLAEARSPGTIDEKMGCEIGAYAWVEDHCPEIPSPHLFGFGLTNGRHFTHSKHMPLLPRTLRHCWRFIHWVFGLPLLSHYVQNHPSGNLTSAYMLLEYLGPDTGRMLSDTFGAQWRDVERRKRLFRGMSRIMLSLAKIPQPRIGSFCFNDDGTITLTNRPLSFDEEWNVTGLIDLEWICALPREMHCVPYWLTGCAIDGLIDEHSDEFDKVREEFMLIFGQEERLMRARARDFCLTKVMRETWDSRGVWFWYCISSVNAMCFLLEANILPAGSLGPEAEGVISKFWCRDSRAVVKAKLEDRKAYDEELRKLFR; the protein is encoded by the exons ATGCCGACTACGCTGAACCTCGCAGGGCAGGGCCCCGTCACCCTCGACTgggccctcgccgaggagagAGATGTCATTGACTGGGCGAGCTACAGGCCTGCGGCCGACAGACTCATTCAGGACCTTTGGTCGCAAAAGGACACGATCGAGGCGCTCATCAGATACCACATGTGCCTGACCAAGCGAGATGACTGCGTCGTGCTCCCACCGCAGCACTGGATTCAAGGTGCCTTCAACATGTGCATTTTCGCCGAGATCACatacggcggcagcgcaaaAAGTGGCAATACCCGCAGAGTGGTCTTTCGCTGTCCTATGCCACATAAACTTGCAGAGGCTCGATCTCCCGGGACTATTGATGAGAAGATGGGGTGCGAGATCGGGGCGTATGCTTGGGTTGAGGATCATTGCCCCGAGATTCCCTCGCCACACCTCTTTGGCTTTGGTTTGACCAACGGTCGACACTTCACCCACTCAAAGCATATGCCATTGCTGCCCCGGACTCTCCGACATTGCTGGCGCTTTATCCACTGGGTCTTTGGACTCCCGCTCCTCTCCCATTATGTACAGAACCATCCCAGCGGCAACCTGACTTCTGCATACATGCTGCTCGAATACCTTGGACCAGACACTGGTCGCATGCTCTCCGATACCTTTGGTGCTCAGTGGAGGGACGTGGAACGACGAAAGCGCCTATTTAGAGGCATGTCTCGAATCATGCTGTCGTTGGCCAAGATTCCACAGCCGAGGATCGGATCCTTTTgcttcaacgacgacgggaccATTACACTAACGAATCGGCCTCTCAGCT TCGACGAGGAGTGGAATGTCACAGGCTTGATCGATCTTGAATGGATCTGTGCGCTTCCTCGCGAGATGCATTGTGTGCCGTACTGGCTTACCGGCTGCGCCATTGACGGACTCATAGACGAACACTCTGACGAGTTCGACAAGGTGCGAGAGGAGTTTATGCTCATATTTGGACAGGAAGAGCGGTTGATgcgtgctcgtgctcgtgaCTTCTGTCTAACCAAGGTCATGCGAGAGACATGGGATTCACGGGGAGTGTGGTTTTGGTATTGCATATCTTCTGTCAACGCCATGTGCTTCCTTCTTGAAGCGAACATACTGCCAGCGGGATCCTTggggcccgaggccgagggagTTATATCCAAGTTCTGGTGTCGGGATTCGCGAGCTGTTGTGAAGGCAAAATTGGAGGATCGCAAGGCATACGATGAGGAGCTTCGCAAATTGTTTCGGTAG
- a CDS encoding uncharacterized protein (EggNog:ENOG503PAKS~SECRETED:SignalP(1-19~SECRETED:cutsite=ASA-TS~SECRETED:prob=0.8878)), translating into MIAQLSAIIALVLLSTASATSPNFRIFDSTAYTNTSIGYATSNINWIPNYVCSPLVEGGALPSATQWQAIVLDWNVHPGYPLVLDCENVYLTSASTADRNLEVMKTLQTWAADVLPEGQIIGWYGLSGNTAASLYRHYRSLIANHSNHAFFPSAYTFSSSLATWNTSLNAVIGKVKAIDASLPVWPFVWPQYHNSPYDFYPVDLWQSQLQVLAGNRDVDGFVIWGGKNHQVCGDACQAVAGRQPWLGTTRSFLKTLYGVYGGQPQRSGGQVFTGA; encoded by the coding sequence aTGATAGCCCAACTctccgccatcatcgccctgGTGCTCCTCAGCACTGCCTCCGCCACCTCCCCAAACTTCCGCATCTTCGACAGCACCGCATACACCAACACCTCCATCGGCTACGCAACCTCCAACATCAACTGGATCCCAAACTACGTCTGCAGCCCCCTGGTGGAAGGAGGTGCGCTCCCCTCGGCGACCCAATGGCAggccatcgtcctcgactGGAACGTCCACCCGGGCTACCCCCTCGTGCTCGACTGCGAAAACGTCTATCTCACCTCCGCGTCCACGGCAGACCGCAACCTCGAGGTGATGAAGACGCTGCAGACGTGGGCGGCCGACGTCCTCCCCGAGGGCCAGATCATCGGCTGGTACGGCCTCTCGGGAaacacggcggcgtcgctctACCGGCACTACAGGAGCCTCATTGCCAACCACAGCAATCATGCCTTTTTTCCCTCGGCGTACACCTTTTCCAGTAGCCTGGCCACGTGGAACACGTCGCTCAACGCCGTCATtggcaaggtcaaggccattgacgcctcgctgcccgtGTGGCCGTTTGTCTGGCCGCAGTACCACAACAGCCCCTACGACTTCTACCCGGTTGATCTCTGGCAGAGCCAGCTCCAGGTGCTGGCTGGGAACAGGgacgtcgacggcttcgtgATATGGGGTGGCAAGAACCACCAGGTGTGTGGCGATGCGTGCCAGGCAGtcgcgggcaggcagccgtGGCTGGGCACGACGAGGTCGTTTCTCAAGACACTATACGGAGTATATGGTGGGCAGCCACAGCGaagcggcggccaggtcTTTACCGGGGCATGA